The genomic segment AcacaattcaaaaaaatttgattaaCGATGGATTTAgttaatcaatattttatatcatttcCAATCGTTAAATAGTCCACAAATAGTATCATACAAGCCCTTATATGATTTTTTAGCATTTTTTTGATCAAAGGCTCTTTTTGCTGTGATCTCTTGACAAGCATTACTATgttatttaaagaaattttatgTTACAACACATTTATGTATCTTAAAATAAATGCTTTTGAGACACATTTCGTTCTTCATTTTTCCTTTGTGCTATCACTCAATACCAATCTAGCAACACCCACAAATGCCCTACACGCCTAGGGGTGGGGGGAAGGGCGCCCCTGCCAACCAAGAAAACAGGAAAAACGTCCACCAACATTTTTTGCAATGTATCTAAAGTTTACTCGTATTGACTTGCACTTTCTGTTTTGTCCTTTTATAATTGGTATGAGTataatattttgtatatttctgTCAAATTTTGCAGACCTGTTTCTTCAGACAGTTTGGCCGCACAGTTGTTCGTGATGATTATCTTACTCTGCGCAAGGGCTTTATCATGGTATGGATCCAAGACAGCTTTTACAGCTATGTTATGGAGAAAGTTAAAGAACTAATCACTTGTAAAACATTTAGAAGTTAAAAAGTAGTTAGGATGTGAAATTTGTTAGTCTAGGTTTGAAGAAATTACCAAGTCAAAAGAAGAACCCTTATGATCAGAAGCAGCTCATAGCATAATTTAACGAGCAGGAAATTTCAAATAGACAATCATGATAAAACTACATCTGATGCACATTATCACGAATGGAACACTTCCTTCCAAAACTAGACATGAAACTTATCCTGTGGTCGTTCATCCAAAAGAATAGGACGTTTCATTACGAACTCTATTATGGGGATCTTTTTGAGTTATCTTCATGTTTGTATCTTCTTTTGGATCACAAGAGTGTCTCTAGATATGATAGAGATTTCTGTTATAGAGCACTAGTTacgaactttctcctcttattCATGGCAGAATCACAACCTTACATCAAACTATGATTTTCACAGCTATATGATTCGCTCAatggaagaagaattccaaagaATAGTTGGTGTAAGGTAAGAATAAAAGTACTCCTTTCCCATTTTTCATCCTCTTCTTTGACTAGGCAGAGAGTTAAAAGTTGTTTAAGGAGAAGTGGGCCAAATGTTGAGAAAAGTTCATTTTTATTAGTTCTAAGATTTGATTAAACAGTGGATCTCATCTAAATGTTTTGTATCTTTGTAGTGGCCCTCTCTGGGGATTCGTGGTGGGCTTTATGCTGTTTAATGTAAAAGGTACTACATCCTCTATTTATTTGAAATGAGGAACTTATGTTATGCCACTTTCTTTGCAATTTTTTTGTCATTAGATAAGCTTGCAGTTTTCTGCTCCCAACAATTGTTGTATGGTGAAATTAAACTCGTTCATAAATGACCAATTGAACTTTAACATGCAGGATCGAATTTGTATTTCTGGATAGCGTTAATTCCTATCATTGTAAGTGCTTCCATTGCAATTCTGTTTTGATACCAATTGGGATAGTATGATATTTATCTTTTCAATACATTTTAGATTATCTTGTATATTAACTTATGAATGTGATAGAATATAGAGATAGTCGTTTACTTGTGCTTCTGTGCAGCTTGTCCTACTCGTGGGTACAAAACTGCAGCATGTAATCGCGACGTTGGCATTGGAGAGTGCTGGAATTACTGGCTCATTCTCAAGGGCAAAGCTAAAACCACGAGATGAacttttttggttcaaaaaacCAGAATTACTTTTGTCCTTGATTCATTTTGTCCTTTTCCAGGTTGGTTCTTACTATCATACTTCACTTCTTTAATTGTTTTGTCTATCTGCTAACTTTCTTTAATGTCTATATACACTAACTTGTTTTTGCATGCTTACTCTTGCAGAATGCATTTGAGCTTGCTTCATTCTTTTGGTTCTGGGTATTCACTGGTCCCTTTCTCATAGCTTAAGTTTTTCTGTACCTTTGAACTTTACATTTAATACCTAGTCAAAGCATTTCCCTTTTAACTGTATTAATATTCTCGATCTTTAGTATTTGAGATTGGCACATTCCCCGAAATACTAATGAATGCTTCCTGTTAACTCAATCCTTTCTTAGAGTTGGATTTCTCCCTTAAATACTATCTTAACGTtgaagatattttttttctcaacctGCGGATCTTGCCAATACAATCTCCTATAGTTTCGCTAACGGATGTGTGTGTACGGTCCTGGAACACTGGGGTGAATACCAATTCTTTTGTCCAATTTTTTGTTGTCCTTTGCTCAACAGAAAAATCAAAATCTCTTCTTCTTAAGTCAAAAGCTCTTTTTTTCCATCTGTTTATATAACCTTTGATTCTCGCCACTTTGACCAAATGTTCTCCTGAAAGTTTGTAAATATTCCTGCATTCCATATTTAGGCTTCAAGGTAGTACAGAGTACTAAAgtatttccaaatttcaaaaatgaCTCTTGGCACCAGGGACCAATCGAAACTTTGTGTTTTCTGTCAGTACCTCGGTGTACTGCTCATAAGAAATTGGTTTATTCTTGTctggatttcaaatgttttgAGATTCTATAAGCtgatatttttacaaaatatttctcTATCCCGTGTTCTTGTATAATATGTTATGTTCTGCCACATGCATGTGTTGTTTCATGGTGTTATAGACGCTAATGTTCCAAATGCTGAGTTTTGACAAAGTTACTTCTTTTATTCCAGTGGCAATTTGGGTATAACTCATGCTTCATAAAGAACCACACACTTGTGTATCTACGACTAATTATGGGGTATGTGTAATTACAAACTGTATATACATGTCTTTTTTTAAGTTCTACGTTTATCAATGTTTATCTATCTAGCACAATGATCTGAGCCTATGCTGTTGTTTCTTACCCAGATTTGCTGGACAATTCCTTTGCGGTTATAGCACCTTGCCAGTCTATGCACTGGTTACACAGGTATATGTCACCGCAGATATAGCtaaattgagaaatcaaaaattttaaacatCAAACTTTACGAACCACTTCAGCTGTGTGACCCAGTTGCTAATAACCCTGCATGTTGCAACTTCCGAATAATTTTCATGGACTAATAAATGAGATTGTAGATATTATGTAATATTTTCCAAGAACATAGCTTTGAGCATGTTATATTGTCTCTTTGCAGATGGGTACAAACTATAAGGCTGCATTGATTCCACAGAGAATAAGAGAAACGATCCACGGATGGGGAAAGGCAGcaagaagaaaaaggaggatGCACATGTTCCCAGATGACTCTACTGTGCACACCGATACAAGCACGGTGATGTCACTCGAGGAATATGATGATAACCAGTTGGTTGATAGTCCTCGAACAGTGCATGGTGCGGGTACAGAAATTGAGTTACAACCGCCATCAACTGTCACAGAGGATCATCATTCAGTAACAATTAACGACACTTCAAGTCGTGTCGGTACTCCTCTACTTCGGCACTGTACCTCTATTTCTTCCGCAGCTTCCCCAAGACTTCCACCTGAAGTAATAGCAAGATCATCTTCAATGCCTGCTAGAGGAGATTTGGATTTGGATAAAGATTAACCGCCACAGTAAAGTTGGAGAATAACGGGAAGTGAAGTTGGTGTTGATACTTTTGCAGGTTGTTTAACGGGgcatataacatatatacttGAAGATGTTTGACATGTGAATTCAAAGAAATATGCAGGTAGGAAAGATATAGTTTCTATAGTTGCAAAATTATCTCTCTTAAACGCTCAGGATTGAAAAATTATAATGGTTGTTTCTCTGTGTATTATCCCTTGTATAATCAGTTAGACACATGAGATGACCAGGTAAGATGGAGCATTCTTAAAGCTAGTAAGAGTCTTTTTTTCCCTCAGATAGTTAagagtttaacttatatacaccgACAGTTTGAGAAATTTTACATTATCAATGTATTTTAGTCTATTACACATGTAACTTGTCTTATTCTTCAGGTTATTAATTCCATTTTTTCTGGACAATTACATGTTGTTATCATTTCGATGCGATGCCTTAATAGTGTAGAACTCTTTTGTACTGTCACTATATAGAAGTTAAAACATCACAAACTCGAGATACTATGGTTCAATGGACTTACAAGCTTGTGTTTCACAGTGGATGTATTCAGCATGTGTGAGTTCCTATTTAGTACTACTAGTAAGGATGCATAGAGACAGAATTATCTTTTATTATTAAGGGTGTAATTATTAGCACTAAAGGCTAAAGCATGACCTATGCAGGTGTCAGCTCAGCACCAAATTAGTCATATTTCTCAAAATTGGGGGACAGTGATTCCTCCCAGTTCCCATTTTCATGATGATCTCCAGCATTCGGATTTTCCTTGTCACTCTTCTTTGCATTTCCAACAAAACAGCCAGTACCTGGTGGTGGCGCACATCCATATGGGCAAGCAAGATATGGGACTGGTTGAGTTGGGCAATTGCATCCTCCACCAGGACCACCAACTCCCGGGGTGGGAATCCACCCTGGAAATCCTGGTTGGTTACAATTGCCACTTCCACAAGAGCCACCGTCACCACCATCCGCTCCTCCTCCTCCGCCTCCGCCTCCACCTCCTCCACCGGGACTTATTCTTGGGGGTGTCCACCCTGGAATTCCTGGTTGGTTACAATTTCCACTTCCACAAGAGCCACTGTAGCCGCCGCCACCACCtcctcca from the Lycium ferocissimum isolate CSIRO_LF1 chromosome 11, AGI_CSIRO_Lferr_CH_V1, whole genome shotgun sequence genome contains:
- the LOC132037962 gene encoding MLO-like protein 11; this translates as MSEEGNQELRSLALTPTWSVASVLTIFVAVSLLVERSIHRLSNWLRKTNRKPLFAAVEKMKEELMLLGFISLLLTATSSIISNICIPSKFYNNAFAPCTKADVDEETENGDLKDRKLLMAFGLQRRVLNSFNQNTCGENHEPFVSYEGLEQLHRFIFVMAITHVSYSCLTMLLAIVKVHSWREWEDQARMDRHDVLTEISRAKTFRRQTTFVRVHTSSALARNHFLVWVTCFFRQFGRTVVRDDYLTLRKGFIMNHNLTSNYDFHSYMIRSMEEEFQRIVGVSGPLWGFVVGFMLFNVKGSNLYFWIALIPIILVLLVGTKLQHVIATLALESAGITGSFSRAKLKPRDELFWFKKPELLLSLIHFVLFQNAFELASFFWFWWQFGYNSCFIKNHTLVYLRLIMGFAGQFLCGYSTLPVYALVTQMGTNYKAALIPQRIRETIHGWGKAARRKRRMHMFPDDSTVHTDTSTVMSLEEYDDNQLVDSPRTVHGAGTEIELQPPSTVTEDHHSVTINDTSSRVGTPLLRHCTSISSAASPRLPPEVIARSSSMPARGDLDLDKD
- the LOC132038298 gene encoding putative glycine-rich cell wall structural protein 1, whose protein sequence is MASQKCIPLILSLFISLSLGFAQRVLLEEPTKAHKPENDQKPSGVTKSSAGGGGGFGWGWGSDGNIGGGGGGGGGSGGGGGGGGGSCGSGGCNQPGIPGWIPPGISPGGGGGGGGGGGGGGGGGYSGSCGSGNCNQPGIPGWTPPRISPGGGGGGGGGGGGADGGDGGSCGSGNCNQPGFPGWIPTPGVGGPGGGCNCPTQPVPYLACPYGCAPPPGTGCFVGNAKKSDKENPNAGDHHENGNWEESLSPNFEKYD